In Desulfosporosinus youngiae DSM 17734, the genomic stretch ACACAACTCCAATATTGTATTTCTTATTGGCATCCCCGACCGGTCCTTCAGGAAGGGGTATATAATCAGTGAATGCTAATTTTAAGTCATTTTTACTGAATGGTCCCGTAATTTTAGTCCCCGAACCTTTTGTCCACTCAAAATCCTGATAGGTTTCGCCTTTAGGGTAGGATTTGCTGTACATTTCGAAGCCCTCATCTTTATAGATTTGGGCAATCTGCTTATTGGCCTGGGATAAAGGAAGATCTATAAAGAACTTCAATATTTCCGCATCGTTCAGTCCTTTGCTTTTAAGCCCTTCGAAAAACTTAAGAGCTTCCTCTCCTTGAAGATTGGCGACTTCCTTATACAGCTGATCAATTTTTTCATTCCCTGATGAAGCAAGTTGTTCCGATGTTTGGCCATTCCCTTTGTCAGCATCTCCAGAGCTGCTTTTTTGCCCGCAGCCTGCCACAGAGAACATTGTCACAATCATCAGCGCTGCAATTAAAGCCATTGAAAGAACCTTTTTTCTCATTTTAACGCCCCCCCTTTAATTTCCTAAGAATCACTGAGCCTAGTAACTTGTTCAGCTAAACCTGAACACCAAGACTTTCGCCAAAGTCCTTCTCATAAAAGGAACATTCTGTGACGAAAGAGAACTCTCTCTGCTCTTACCACGCCCCTTTCTTCACATCTTTCCTACTAAAATATTTCGGATTTGATTCCGCGCAAGATCCATAGTTTAATGCTGCAGCTTCCAGGCTTTGGCGTCTCATTCGATCAAATCAATAGTTGTTCACTGTTTCATACATAGCAATAATGTTTTCCAAAGGAGTATCTTGCTGAATCCTATGTGAAGGACTAAAGAAATACCCTCCCCCTTTGCCCAAAACATCGATCGTTTTCTTCACCAGTTCTCTTATCTCTGCCGAACTGCTCTTGGGTAAATCCATTTGAGTATCTATCGCACCATGAAAGGTTAATTTATCCCCGAACCGTTCTTTCAATATCTTGATGTCCATATCTTTGGCAGACGTTTGGATCGGATCCAAAACTTTAACACCTAAATCAATGAAATCCGGAATCAAGCTAATGACGCTGCCGCACGAATGTAAAATCAAGGTAGCACCATATCTGTCGGCGAGCTCAGTTAGTTGTTTTAAACTGGGGGCAAAAAATTTAAGAAACATGTTTCTGCTAATTAAAAGACTGTTTTGGGTTCCGAAATCATCTTTATAAAATAAAAAGTCAATCTTCCCGTTGGCTTGTTGGAGCATCTTTTCATAATAGTCAACTAAAAACTTAGTTATATGGTTGATTGTTTCTAACATCAGCTCTTCATTTAACGCTAAATTTATCATGGTTTTTTCCATGCCAAATAAATAGGTCAGCAAGTGAAATACACCATGGTATCCTTCAGCGTGTATTCCTGGAGTGGAAATCGCATACCCTTCAAATTGATAACACTTACTTTCTATCTGGCTAAAATCATACAAATCGACAGTCGGCCATTTGTGATTTCTAACCTCTTCAACCTTATCAACGTCACTGAAGGGTGAATAATTAACATAGACATCCCGACTTATTTCCGTAATCAGCTCCCGGCGACCAACCCCCCAAATATCCAGTTCAGTCCCATCGTCCAATTTTTTGAGTGCTGGTCCGATATAATCCGGAATAACCTCCCGAAAATCAACGTTTAAATAATCAAGCAATTCATAATAATCCTTTTTGTAATAGTTACATACGTCAGCAATAACTTTATCCGTGGCTCTAAAATTTATCGGGCACCGGTCCGGTTCTTGATGATTGAGTGACATTAGAACTCGTTCTTTGGCATTCATGTTGATATCCTCCAAGCTAGTTGATTTTCGAATTTAATCGTTATTGAACATGATACTTGTATAAAAGCGCGTGAAGATCATCCATCTCTTTGGTCAGATTTTGATAAACACGCTGCCTTATGGCAAAGAACTCTTCATACATTTCGTGGATTTTTTGATCCGGTTCTATAGTGCCTGTGGTTTTAACAATGTCCTTGAGCGGATCGATAATATTATCATAAATTCCTGCTCCTTTGGCTGCCAGAATTGCATCTCCCAGGGGAGCCGCTTCATTTATGTTCGTTGTTTCTAAAGGAATGTTGATGACGTTTGCTGTTATCTGATTCCAAAAAGCACTTTTGGTTGGTCCGCCATTTAAGATCAGCTTATCGATTTTCACCCCGGCTCCGATGGCGATTTTTACGTTTGAGTAAAGATCGAAGGCGATGCCTTCAATGATTGCCCTGATCATATGGGCCCGCGTTGTTCTAAGGGTTGTCCCGAAAAAGACGCCCTTGGCATTTGAATTCCAGTTAGGGGATAAGGTATTTCCTAAGAAGGGCAGGAAGAGCTGACCATCTGCACCTGGGCTAACCCTATCTGCCTGCTTGGTCAGCAAGTCATATTCATTGATGCCCGCCCGGTTGGCAATTAATCTCTCGTCATCGCCAAACATGTCTGCAAACCACTTAAGGGAAGCGCCGGTGAAAGCCATTGGACCATCAAACATGGTTAAACCTGGTATAACGTGAGGCCATTTTAAGATTCTATACTCATGTACTCTCTGTTCAGTAGGGATAATAATGCCCAGGTTAGATCCTGTTCCCATAGAGTAGAATGCCTGTCCGGCAACCGTAACCCCACTCCCCAATGCAGCCGAACTTATATCGGTTCCACCTGCCACTAACAGAGTTCCCTTTTTAAGTCCTGTTTCTGAGGCGGCTGCAGAGGTGACCTCTCCGACTACCTCATAAGAACGATAAATCTTGGGATATTTCTCGATTGGAATCCCGATAGCATGGGCTATTTCCGGATTCCATCGTTCATTCTGATAATCGTAAGGATAAAAGAGTCCCGCATCTCCCGTGTTAATTGTAAATTCGCCGCATAACTTATATGTGCAATAACCGGCCGGAGATAAGAATTTATAAGTTTTCTCAAATAGTTCCGGTTCATGGTTTTTCATCCAAAGAGCTTTTGGTTCAATAAACCAGGGAGCGATTCTGTTTCCGTTATTGAAATTGATCTTATCCTCGCCAACTTTAGTACGAATTTCCTGGCACTCGGCTTCTGATCTGGAATCCATCCAGATCATGCCAGGGCGAATAGGTCTTCCGTCCTCACTGATTGGCAAGGTAACACCCACTAATCCCGAGATACCAACGGCGGCTATATTTTCTGCATAAGGACCTTGCTCAAGGCATTGCTTGATGGCTGCTACCACTGCTTTCCAATAATTATCTCCTTCTTGTTCGGCATACCCTGGTTTTGGCAGGAACAGCGGGTGTTCTTGAAAGCCTGAAGCAACTACAGTATTCGTCCTTGTATCAAGAATACAAGCCTTTACATTGGTTGTTCCGATATCGATTCCTAAGGTTAAATGTCCGCTCATTTGCAAAAACCCCCTAAATTTTTATTTCGAGAATCTTTTCTCTAAATTAAATTAACTTTTGCACTTTTTAAACTACGGAGACCTAAGGTTTACGGTAATAACAATTTCTTAGCGATACTAGTATCCGTTATCAGAGTGTTAATCACCCCACTCTTCAGAGCAGCCCGGGTTGCACAAATCTTTTTTTCACCATTGCAGATTGCCACCGTATTTTTAATTTTCTTAAGGGACTCTATGCTGACATTAATGATTCGATCCTGAATTTTGTTTGGTACCAGGTTTCCATTAACATCTATGAAGTTGGAATTGATATCCCCCACAACACCTAAACTCTTTAAGTAGTCTATATCTTCAACCGTAATTTCCTTTGTTTTATAGATCGTTATATCGGAATCTATGTAGCCAATAGGTACTATTACTAAATCCAAACTTTCAAATTGGTCAACGATCTTTTTGATAATGCTTTCTTTTAAAAAGATCTCTTTGCTGGCTTGAGAATCGAGGATAGCCGGACAATTTAAGATATACCCGGTGGCACCTAATTTGCTGCTGAGTGAGGATACAATAGCATTAGCATGAATATCATTGGAAATCAGACCGGATCCGCCAATTGCCGGGAAAATCTTCATGCTGTATTCTTGAGTGGCCGTCATTTTTTCTACGGTACCTTTAATCGTCCGTCCCCAGCCAACGCCTATTTTCATTCCTTTCTTAAAGTATCTATCGATGACCGAATTTAGTGCATTCCCAAACCCACTGTATAAAATCTCCATAGAATCTGAGGTTGGCAGAATAATGCATTGCTTTAGCCCGAAATTTCTCTCTAACTTTATTTCGAGTTCACTGAAATCCTGGGGAGGTGCATGCAATTCAATTTTTACGATTCCTTCCTCCCGAGCCTTCATCAGCATTCTGTAAACTTTAACCCGCGAAATATTGAGATGTTTCGCGATTTCCTGCTGATTCATATGCTCTTCATAATATAATCTCGCTACTTTTAACAAAAAATCCATTGCCCATTCACCTCAACATCTTAAACTTCTATGGAATAATCATCGTGTGCATTTGCACACTATCTGTGCATAAGCATAGCATTTGAATGTAAAGTTGTCAATAGTGTGCCAATTCCCTTTATTCTGCGAAGAAGGAATATTTTTATACAACTGCTTTCCATACTCTGACCTAAGACCCTGATTGTGGCTGTAACTAATTTGGAACATTTGAGCAACTCAACCTTAGCGAAACTATTTTTTGCGCAATAAACGATGGGTGCAGGAAGATCAATCTTCCTGCACCCATCGTTTGTTTGTATAACACTCTTTTCCGCCCTTAATACCTCTTCCTGACTGACGTCGAGGGAATTCCTAGTTCATCGCGGTACTTGGCAACTGTCCGCCTGGAGA encodes the following:
- a CDS encoding uroporphyrinogen decarboxylase family protein, producing MNAKERVLMSLNHQEPDRCPINFRATDKVIADVCNYYKKDYYELLDYLNVDFREVIPDYIGPALKKLDDGTELDIWGVGRRELITEISRDVYVNYSPFSDVDKVEEVRNHKWPTVDLYDFSQIESKCYQFEGYAISTPGIHAEGYHGVFHLLTYLFGMEKTMINLALNEELMLETINHITKFLVDYYEKMLQQANGKIDFLFYKDDFGTQNSLLISRNMFLKFFAPSLKQLTELADRYGATLILHSCGSVISLIPDFIDLGVKVLDPIQTSAKDMDIKILKERFGDKLTFHGAIDTQMDLPKSSSAEIRELVKKTIDVLGKGGGYFFSPSHRIQQDTPLENIIAMYETVNNY
- a CDS encoding xylulokinase yields the protein MSGHLTLGIDIGTTNVKACILDTRTNTVVASGFQEHPLFLPKPGYAEQEGDNYWKAVVAAIKQCLEQGPYAENIAAVGISGLVGVTLPISEDGRPIRPGMIWMDSRSEAECQEIRTKVGEDKINFNNGNRIAPWFIEPKALWMKNHEPELFEKTYKFLSPAGYCTYKLCGEFTINTGDAGLFYPYDYQNERWNPEIAHAIGIPIEKYPKIYRSYEVVGEVTSAAASETGLKKGTLLVAGGTDISSAALGSGVTVAGQAFYSMGTGSNLGIIIPTEQRVHEYRILKWPHVIPGLTMFDGPMAFTGASLKWFADMFGDDERLIANRAGINEYDLLTKQADRVSPGADGQLFLPFLGNTLSPNWNSNAKGVFFGTTLRTTRAHMIRAIIEGIAFDLYSNVKIAIGAGVKIDKLILNGGPTKSAFWNQITANVINIPLETTNINEAAPLGDAILAAKGAGIYDNIIDPLKDIVKTTGTIEPDQKIHEMYEEFFAIRQRVYQNLTKEMDDLHALLYKYHVQ
- a CDS encoding sugar-binding transcriptional regulator; the encoded protein is MDFLLKVARLYYEEHMNQQEIAKHLNISRVKVYRMLMKAREEGIVKIELHAPPQDFSELEIKLERNFGLKQCIILPTSDSMEILYSGFGNALNSVIDRYFKKGMKIGVGWGRTIKGTVEKMTATQEYSMKIFPAIGGSGLISNDIHANAIVSSLSSKLGATGYILNCPAILDSQASKEIFLKESIIKKIVDQFESLDLVIVPIGYIDSDITIYKTKEITVEDIDYLKSLGVVGDINSNFIDVNGNLVPNKIQDRIINVSIESLKKIKNTVAICNGEKKICATRAALKSGVINTLITDTSIAKKLLLP